ACTAAActgctgtgcaatgatcataTTTAAAGCGTTATCATTAGCTCCCGCACTGGAGGAGCTGTGCTCCGCCtgatgctgttgatgttgctgctgttgttgttggttgcgCAACGCATTGCTGCGACTGCTGGAGCGGGTCAGATGTGCgttagttgctgttgttgttgtggtactGCTGACAACTGtggctgtagctgtagctgcagctgctgcctgCGTCTGCTCGTTGATCGATTCAGGCGCATCCTCAATGTGCAGCACGGCACTTGTTGACTTGACCACATCCACAATATTGGATGAATTATGGCGATAACTATCGCTGCCATTCCAAAGCCCAAGATCTGTGCGCTGCAGCTCAGACGAGACGAGAGCATAAAACTCTAACGTGGGTCCCAATCCAGTGCCCACCTAATCGAGAAATAACAGCAGGGATTAGTATGAATGCTAcaaatgcaattcaatttcaaactatttcattttgaaactgttgcatttgattaaattttcgatAGAAATGggaaaagcaaataaattacataacgatttgtttgaaaataaatcaaatttttctcAGCTCTAATTAGTACAACTAATGTCAGAGCTATGGTATAACACTTACCTCATTCTCGTATTGAATCTCGAGAAGCGCCTTGGAGTTGCCAAAGTCCTGGAGTATGTGCTCCGCCTGCTTTAGCAGTTCAGCACGTGAAATTGCCCGCTTGCGTCTATCGAGACGCGGAGCAACACGCTCCGATGATTCAGCAGCATTCAGATCTGGTGTGGTGTCCAATAGACGCTGCAGAGCACGATCCCGATCAAAGCTGGTGGCGTAAAACAGCAAATGGCGCGTCTCGAAGGGGAAGAGGAAGGGACAGGCCATGCCAATTTGTGGCAGCCATTGTGGCAGATTGCCGGTCATAATGACCAATGGATCCTGCAGCTGACGATTCGCCTTTGCTGTAATCTTTGGATGCACAAACTCCGACTGTCCAATGATATTCTGACGCACAACACAGCCATAAAGATGCTCCCAGTGGCGATTGAGCGCGTGTATGACACGCAGCATGCACAGGGCATCCAATGAGGCATCCTGCACAGTGACCACATCGGCGGGCAAGCAGCTGCTCAAAAATTGCTTCAGCGGAGACAATACAGCTGGAGCAATACCCTCGTGCCACAGTTCCGTCTTCTTACGCATGAATTTACTGCTCGATTTGTGGGACTTTTTGCCACCGCTCGATGTGGCTGCTGACGAGGATGAGGAGCACGATGAGGTAGCCAGATGGGACGAGCTGGACGtggcattgctgttgctgctcgtcTTGTGTTGGGCctgattgctgctgctgctgcacgaGCTGTTCGCTCCCGAGCCGACGCCCTCCTCCTCCACTGGACGATAATAAATGGTGTGCTGTTGCACCCAAATGCTGCTGTTACCTGTTGAGAGTTAAAGCAATTGTTAAGAGATTTGCCATAGTCGGAGTATGCTGCTCAACTTACCCAATAGCATCTCGGACTCGTTGTCCGTTTCGTGCTGTTCGTTGACCAGCGGCGAAAACTGCTTGACAGCCTGGTAGACGGTCATGTTGTAGGGCAACACATGCTCCCCAATGAGGAACTGCAGCTTGTGCTTGAATCCGGACTGTGTCATTACAACGGCAGCCACATTATCATCCATATCCTCCTCGCTGTCGTCATCAGAATCGGCACGTATGCCACCATAGCCTCGCACCACTAGATATCGTTCAATTGCTTGGACCATGGCCAAAGGATCGATCTTGACGGTGCCACCTTTCCATTGGCGCAGATTGCTGCACTGCGGGTGACGCTGCAGATTACACTGAAATGGAATGGcgtattaattatttgaattgtaCTAAATTTATCAACTAAATTGGCGTTCATTATTGAAGATTACAACTCACCTTCAACTGATGTGTATTGAAGAAACGCAACGCACTCTGATTGGTGCGACCACCTGGACCAGCTTGAAAGTCGTGCACCTTGACGGGAAACTGTTCCAACTGCGTAACGCAGCCATTCAATTTGGCCACAAAGGCGCCAAAGGCAAGCGGTTCGATAGTCGGCAATTGGCCAACATTTTGAAGTAACGGCTCCAATGGGAGGCCGGCAAAGACGTGCATGAAACTGCGTAGACGAGCATCACGATCGACCAAACCGGATTCGCTAGTCATGTAGTTGAGCATGGCTTTGATGAGACCCGAATGGTTCACCTCGAACGGTGATATGTCGCTCTCCAGGAGAATTGTCTTCAGCTCGAGCAACGCATCCAGGCAATCATGATAGCTGCCATTCAGCTTGAGCAAGATGCTCGATAGTCGCTCCAAGACACTGGTGCTGGCCAACGATGTCGTGGAcattgcagcagctgctgaagATCCCATGCCGGAGCCAACAGCACCGCCCGTTGCACTGTTGCCCTCACTGTCCCGTGCCGCCTTACTGCGACGCGCCTCCTGCTCCGTGTAGCGTTTGACAAAATCAATAGCCTGCTCACGCACCCATTGACGAGCACGTTCCCGATTGGCGGCGGCCATGAGATTGGCATGTGAGATGCTCTTGCTGATGCTCGCCGCCACAGCAGCTGCATTCATGCCGGCAGCTCCATGCTGTGATCCAGCATAGGCCAAGCCAGCCGAGCTGCATGCACCTGATGCacctcctgctcctgttccactgctgctgctgctgccggtaTCTTTGGTCAGTCCGTGGTGTgatgactgttgttgttgctgctgttgctgctgatggtgatgatgatgcgcCGCTTGGCGACCCCAACGTGCCGGATTGAGGGATGCCAGAAACGAGGATTTGGTGGAGGAACTGCTCGCATTACCGCTCGTATTGCCAGCACTAAAGCGTGACTTGGAATTGCTCGATCCTGAGCCAGAGCTGGGCGTGCTACGTCCACCCGCATTGCTGCCGAGGCCTATAAATTAATGGATAGCATTAATAGGATGATCAATTGCTTAGATGATATCTCTACTTACTTGTGGCACGGCTGAGCAGCTCGTGCATTGCCGAACTGGCTGAAGTTgcggctgctgcagctgctgcggcATCCTCCTGTCGCGACTTGGCGCGTCCGCTGCTCTGTGACTTGCGTTTGGGTGGCGCCTTGCGCTTCAACATGTCTGTCATCTTGTGCTGCAACGCCGAGGATGAGCAATTGTTGCCActattgctgctgttactgttgccagctgctgctgcgcttgTGGATGGCACAGCGACAatcatttgctgctgctgctgaaagCCCGTGGAGCCTTGACCTTGCACGCTGTTATAGATGACCTGCGTCGgcagttgttgctggtgttgctgctgctgttggttgctgctgctgccacctgCCGGCAACAACTCCAGTTGTGCCGCTGACAGTGGCGCCGCCGGCTGTTGAAAGTTAAGATATTGACGTGGATCAGTCGCCGATGTGGCGGCAACAAAGTAAGCTGCTCCAACACCTGTCCCTGTGCCCGTCGAGACGGATGAGCTAGGCGCCGAGCTGCTATAGTTGTAGCCAGTAGCATCCAAAGAGCCAGCAGCATTTGtcgtatgttgttgttggtggtgttgatgttgctgttgatgatgttgctgcttgGCCACAGCATTGGCGCTGGCGGTGAGTGCGTTCATGGCATGGGAAAAACTCTTGACACTGTACGATTGATGTTTGGAACTGCTGGGCGTGGCACTGGCACTGCTGGAGCCAGCGGATGATGCTGTCACATTGTCCATAAAAAAGGGATTCACCTGCAAGCTATTCGCCGAGGCGGGTGCACTCTGTGAGCCACCAGCATTGGCTGTTGGCGTGGCCAACTGACTGCCACTGGTGTTGAGTGGTTTTGGCGATGGATTGGCGCAAATGGGATTGCTTGGATCGGTCAACTGGGTAAACTGATAGATGACGCCCTCACGTCGAAAGTGTGTACCAAAAACATCCGGCAGCTGTCGCATTAAGATCTCAGCCATCTGCAATGCGCCCACAACAATTCGCAAATCATTGCTGCCGAGCATGCCGGCAATGTGACTCGATACTAGCTGATATTTGAGCACCTGACGCAGTAACTCCGGCGTGGCATAGTACACCATGCGGAGGAGGGCGCGAAGGCACTTGTAGCGCACATTGGGACCAGCCGACGAGCTGTACACCTCGTAGAGCACATTGAAGATGTGCTTGATGAAATCAGCGGCCAAACCGCGCTCCTCCTTCAGGCAGGCAATGCGCGCATCCAGCGATGGACGTCGCTTTGAATTCGAGCTGGTGCAgatgctggtgttgttgttgttattgttattgctggaACTGGCTGATGtggatgcagatgcagatgcggATGCCGTTGCACCAGTTGTGCTCAGATCCtgtccagctgctgctggtgctacATAATTGGGATTTAGCTTGCGTTGCACGGGCCTTGTGGTGCCGGTGTCCTCGTTAATCTGTTGCATGGCATGAAAATCAACCGTATATGTGCGTCCCAAGGTACTCAAACTGATCTCATCCTCGCTGCTCTGATGAGCGGCCTCAATGAGACGCGAATCGATGGTGGAATAATTGTGCCAGGCACCGCGATCATCACGCCATTGCCACTGCACCTGATCCTGGGTATTGAGTGTGGGTCGGTCCAGCAGTGCATCTACCGCAAAGATGCCTTCCAGCGGCAGACGCGGCATTAGCTCGCCAATTAAACAGGTCAACTCCAAAAGTTCGAGCGGTGGGCGTGTCACCAGCTCCACATGGGTAGCACTCGCTGCCGCCGGCTCCGCATTTCCAGTCAAAAGATAAAGCAATGTGGCAGCAATATCGTTGCGCAACAATGAGATGGCCAAATCGGGACAAGCGGCGCACATCAGGCTGAGCATGCGAACGACATTGGTGAAGGTGCCCGTATTGAGTATGGCGGGTGTCATCACCAGCAACTGTTGGCAATTCTTTAGCAGATCTGGACTTGCGATCTGCTGCAATCGTTTGCCATCGTGGGGGAAACTCTCGACCAGTCGCCAGAAGGCGGTGCAAACGCTGTCCACACACTTCTTGTCCTGCTGCGACAGCAATCGGGCCAATTGTGGCAAACTCTCCGACACAAAATGGAACTCCTCGGCGTGCATATTCTGGCAACAGTTGGCGGTGATGGACAGAGCAGCACGTTGTGCCACAATCGAGAAAAAGTCCAGATAGGTGAGACAGGCACTGATTCCATTCGCCTGTAGTATGGCCTTGTTGTGACGACGCGAGAGTATCTCCAGTGCTGTCAGACTCTGCTCAGCCACGTCCATGCATTGGATGACCTGCAGCTTCTCAAGAAACACGGGCACAGCATCCACGACAGTGCCAGCGGAACGTGGCAATGCCTCCAGCATATAGGCCAATGCACGACATGCGTTATTCATGATATCGAAATTGTGCTCCATGCGCAACAGTTGGATTAGTGCCGGAACAACTTGCTTGACGGGGAACCCGGCCAGGGTATCCTCGTTGCCCATGACAAGCATTTGGCACATCTCGATCGCTGCCTGCAGCTGCTGCGATTCATCGTGCGATTGCAGACCCTGGAGCAGCTGATTCGCCTTGGaagtgctgctgttgccgatTGTCCGATGTAGTATGTGCGTCATCCGTGGTCCCAATGCCCCAAATAGATGCGGCGGCAGACCGCGTGCCTCAAGCAGCGCCTGAAGACGTCCCACTTCGCTGTCATCGCTTTCCGAGTCCGCTgctgcagcggcagcggcggcggcagcagcagcagcagcatttacagcagcagcgccagttgctgctgctgccgctgctgctgctgctgtttgtaaTGCAGCTGATTGTGtagatgatgttgttgttgttgctgttacattgctattgctgctgccaccGGCCGAGGCactattgttgctattgctgccgCCGCTAGCGGTGCTGCTGCTAGTTGCGCCCACCGCGCCGCTAATGTTCACGTTTACCGCCGAGTCCCGAGCGGCGCTCAGTGCGGCTGCAACGATGCTGAGATTTGCCGAGTTGTTACCTGTTAATGCagtgaagaaaacaaaattaatcagttaatattaattttaacttttcgttttttttttttgtaaatgtaaatacacaaaatatcaataaatgtatgtacatacgaaAACAATTGAttgtataaatacaaatagatagatagatagtgtgaaagagaaagatagagagcagctgacaacaataagaaaagcaaagaaaaatcgataatagaaaatcaaatgaaaattgtgcTTATCGATAGTTGTTAGTGTtgacaaactaaaaaataatgaaaaccaAAGCTGTTTATgctgccacctgccacctgAGTCACCCTGTGTGCcgtaataaaacaaaaacatttgtaaTGCGTTTTATATGAGTGtaagagaaaaattataataaaatatatgtgtattaatgatttaaaaataagtatgtgtgtgtttgtattttaagagttaattatgtgtgtgtgtgtgtgtgtttgtatgtgtggttgttttttttttgttttgctttgtaatCTGCTTGGTTTACCTGACGTCAGTTGCTGTCCACCTGCATGGGGCGGTCCACTTggcgcttgttgttgttgttgctgttgtgccaTCAAACTATATGTTAAAGCATCCGAAGCTGCTGAATTGaagaattgtttgttgttgttgttttacatATCGAAATAGAGAgcgtgcgagcgagagagagagaaagggagagaaatTCAAAGAGAAATTAGAACtaacatttgtttgtttaaaagAAGTTGAcaccgcgagcaaagcgacGCGCGACGGCAGCACGGGGAAAGGGTGGGGGTGAAAAATAGGGCCATTTACATGAATACATGGGGATGAtaataaagctaaaaaaaaaaactattgagACACTGCCCAAAAACGAGTTCTCTATATCGCATAAAAGTGATTGATAGTAGACCAGTGTATTCTTCCAGCTTTAATTGTTTGCTTGATCATTTGATTGATGcactgattgattgattgataacCCAACACCAGTAGGAAAATAATCAGAAAATACCGTGACCAAGGAATTTGCATGaggttttatgtatatacagaacagaatagaatagaataaacAAACGGACCACGCCTACTCGTACAACCACGACGACAACACGCCTCCTTCAATTCCTACTGCGAGTACTCATTGAATCTGATCCTAACCAAAAATAGTACGTGATATGCTTgcgtgcgtatgtgtgtgtgcgtgtttgtgtaACAAAATCAAGAACTGGTCAGAGTAATATTAtgatgatatatatatatgatagtCGCGTCCCGCTTTGCTGTCAAGTGGCTGTTCTTCCTCCTTTTTCTCCTCATCCTCCTGCTTCTTCTCATCTTCTCATCTTCTTCTCATCATCTTCTAATctccacatacacacacatacacacaggaGCTCCACTCGACTGCCACTTACCACTACTGTGGGTCGCTTTGGGCGTTGCCTGTtgcgactgttgctgttgttgttgctgtggctgctgatTATGATTACTCCGGTAGCTGAATAGAAAACCGGGCTGAACAATTGTGgcacgttgttgctgttgctgctgctgttgcagcgcTTGTTGAtgcaactgctgttgttgctgtagagccgcctgttgctgctgttgttggcgtaCGGCAACAACCACCGTATTGCCACCCAATTGTTGGTGGTATTGGTATTGATTGGGCGGcacctgttgctgttgttgttgctgttgtagtgctgcagcagcagccgtgCTGggtgcaacaacagctgctgctgcagctagttgatgttgctgttgcagatgatgctgttgttgttgctgctgctgctgctgtgcggcTGCTGCGGAACTCACACAGGAACCCGTTTTGCTACGTGAACTGCGTCGCAGTGAtgaatgttgctgctgtgcgtAGGCagtgtgttgttgctgctgctgttgttgttgtgttggtGGCGGcacaaatgttgttgctgcgtaACGTGGTTGCTGATATATAATAGGCGGAGGCACTGGCCGTGATTGTTGCGGCCCTGTGGAATTATAGTgatgcggttgttgttgttgtgggtgttgttgctgctgttgcagattgagtacagcgacagcagcagccgaACTGTGATAATaatgcggctgctgttgctgctgatgatgttgctgatgtggttgttgttgctgatgatgatgatgatgttgctgctgctggtggtgttgttgttgctgtgcggCTGTATAAAATGCCGCTGCTTGAAAATGTTGAGTCGCTGGCGCAGTAGGCGCCACAAAGGAAGACAAATGTGCAGCAGCAAACTGATGTGCaggcagcaactgttgctgctgtagagGTGGCACtggatgctgatgctgctgttgctgctgagtTGGGTAGGGCGTCATGTGAACGCTGTAATCAACAAtgccaacagcagcggcagcagcagcaacattgctGCGTGTGCCACGTGCCGCCCCACTgccaatttgttgttggcccTGTGGGGCGGCACGTTGATAGCccgacgttgttgttgctcctgttgctgcagctgcaactgctgctgacGTCTGTTggtgtgttgttgctgttcctgctgctgctgttgctgccgacGCAGTCGGTGCAGCTGTTGATGAGTATGTTGCCAGCGTGTTTTTGTtctgtttgctgctgctgttgttgttgttgctgctgttggttgcACTTATTGCTGTGGTTGTAAATttagtgttgctgctgcgcctGTTGCGACTCGCATGTGCTGCaccttttgttgtagttggttggttgttgttgttgtagtggaggttgttggttgttcgttcgttttgttgtttggttATTGTTGGGCGGCAAGTAGAAAGGGAGGTAGAGTAGTGGGAGACAACAGTTAAACagctttgtttttggttttataatttttgtggttgtagaggttgttgttgttgttattgattgCAGCTACTCTAATacgttagttgttgttgtagttggatATTTGAATGCAAGAGAAATTTAAGAGCGCAGTGGGGTTGGAAATTGGTGGGTTGGGTGGAGATGTGGGGGGGGTTTGTTGGTTATTTCAGGGCCTGGAGGTGGGGAATTGGACTGGATTGGATTGATTTCGGATAACATTCTGCGACGCTCAGTCGCTGacaatgatgatgttgctgctgctgctgctgttgttcttgatgttgttgttgctgctgctgctgctgctcgtcaCTAAACtactttgtttgtttgtatgtgtatttaaaaagttgcaatcacacacacatacgcacacaagcaagtgcaacagcaaaatgttgttgctgttgctgttaatttAACTGTTGCTgcgattgctgctgttgtcgttgtcttgAGTTAAGTttccccatttttttttttttttcgttgttgctgcacttttgttgttgctgctgctgctaatagttgtcgttgttgttgctgctgctgttgctacataaacttttctctctttctcccgcttttgctctctctctctttctctgtctctctcattTTAGCATATCACTTTCTCTTGCTTTCTGCGACGTCgctttaaattcttattattatattcaattttatatagtattatagattcgatttatttaaatattctttgactttttgtttgcacaaaaacaacaacatcatcatcatcatcaacaacacaAGGCATCAGCAATGAAATATTCgtgacatatatatatatatatattttttttttttttttaatgcatacatatatatacgtagATACTTATTAATTGATGTATGGCTTATCATTACTAAGTTGAAATATAGTATTGTAAATtttagcaaaacaaaacagaatcAACTGAatttacagcaacaacaaaaataatgatagcaacaacaacgtgcaAAATGAAACAACTTGTTGTTATAAGTggtataacaaaataataatcattttccTATTTGTAGTAGGGGCACACTGGCCACTGAAACTCTTTGGGTGGATAAAAGGACACACTGCTTATGTGgtgcaaaattaataaatataaataattgtatatatacacatattaatatgtaatttattaattttaatagttgAATAGAATTCAATGGGCGTATGATTCGAATGATGAGTGAATGCAAGTGAACA
The genomic region above belongs to Drosophila innubila isolate TH190305 chromosome 3R unlocalized genomic scaffold, UK_Dinn_1.0 2_E_3R, whole genome shotgun sequence and contains:
- the LOC117791898 gene encoding E3 ubiquitin-protein ligase TRIP12 isoform X6, yielding MAESVKSQTLSALTEGQHDGSTITTSNSQRHYNNNNNNNNNKINKKRNTATAVASTLSSSVTASASRSRSKGRNFNSTATTANNKQSNNKKSSTATFVGGVITTPNNCNDSSISPGSRKRQHQLHYNNNNSQNHNKTQSAPGGDQFVELNSPLKKRRVQQAPSSVCEASVIESSRGGTGVGGTPVASAETQHSTPRLASGGDCVAQRTRSKTLTPEELPSTSSAAAAAARHSNNSKQAKETGNYNHVIGVTPQRGAAARAASAAGTAGSGSGSGARSSSSSNSGSNLLNYYRKTRKVSHTRAKPSATTTEQQQQQQKQQQLEHSIRKLSSSTSERENNNSARLQASSSAVIAAAAAIDAASSTTTVARHEGNSNVALKRLDRKSNSNSSNSNNNKYTKYRKSLRNYQQQLLARIEATANKITSDEDDNNEYGSLDVEHPGPSSSEAEANNTDDADAETNVVAEVDGDGDGDVVDSAPDVSLEAAVATTSDGDEDEQDEDEQEEEVEPEEEEVGFYEIVNSADSSYEEDAQIVAEEDELSEEEDVDDEEDDDLEEDFDEEEDLSEGEFAEHIIGELGASDALTYSLMAQQQQQQQAPSGPPHAGGQQLTSGNNSANLSIVAAALSAARDSAVNVNISGAVGATSSSTASGGSNSNNSASAGGSSNSNVTATTTTSSTQSAALQTAAAAAAAAATGAAAVNAAAAAAAAAAAAAADSESDDSEVGRLQALLEARGLPPHLFGALGPRMTHILHRTIGNSSTSKANQLLQGLQSHDESQQLQAAIEMCQMLVMGNEDTLAGFPVKQVVPALIQLLRMEHNFDIMNNACRALAYMLEALPRSAGTVVDAVPVFLEKLQVIQCMDVAEQSLTALEILSRRHNKAILQANGISACLTYLDFFSIVAQRAALSITANCCQNMHAEEFHFVSESLPQLARLLSQQDKKCVDSVCTAFWRLVESFPHDGKRLQQIASPDLLKNCQQLLVMTPAILNTGTFTNVVRMLSLMCAACPDLAISLLRNDIAATLLYLLTGNAEPAAASATHVELVTRPPLELLELTCLIGELMPRLPLEGIFAVDALLDRPTLNTQDQVQWQWRDDRGAWHNYSTIDSRLIEAAHQSSEDEISLSTLGRTYTVDFHAMQQINEDTGTTRPVQRKLNPNYVAPAAAGQDLSTTGATASASASASTSASSSNNNNNNNTSICTSSNSKRRPSLDARIACLKEERGLAADFIKHIFNVLYEVYSSSAGPNVRYKCLRALLRMVYYATPELLRQVLKYQLVSSHIAGMLGSNDLRIVVGALQMAEILMRQLPDVFGTHFRREGVIYQFTQLTDPSNPICANPSPKPLNTSGSQLATPTANAGGSQSAPASANSLQVNPFFMDNVTASSAGSSSASATPSSSKHQSYSVKSFSHAMNALTASANAVAKQQHHQQQHQHHQQQHTTNAAGSLDATGYNYSSSAPSSSVSTGTGTGVGAAYFVAATSATDPRQYLNFQQPAAPLSAAQLELLPAGGSSSNQQQQQHQQQLPTQVIYNSVQGQGSTGFQQQQQMIVAVPSTSAAAAGNSNSSNSGNNCSSSALQHKMTDMLKRKAPPKRKSQSSGRAKSRQEDAAAAAAAATSASSAMHELLSRATSLGSNAGGRSTPSSGSGSSNSKSRFSAGNTSGNASSSSTKSSFLASLNPARWGRQAAHHHHHQQQQQQQQQSSHHGLTKDTGSSSSSGTGAGGASGACSSAGLAYAGSQHGAAGMNAAAVAASISKSISHANLMAAANRERARQWVREQAIDFVKRYTEQEARRSKAARDSEGNSATGGAVGSGMGSSAAAAMSTTSLASTSVLERLSSILLKLNGSYHDCLDALLELKTILLESDISPFEVNHSGLIKAMLNYMTSESGLVDRDARLRSFMHVFAGLPLEPLLQNVGQLPTIEPLAFGAFVAKLNGCVTQLEQFPVKVHDFQAGPGGRTNQSALRFFNTHQLKCNLQRHPQCSNLRQWKGGTVKIDPLAMVQAIERYLVVRGYGGIRADSDDDSEEDMDDNVAAVVMTQSGFKHKLQFLIGEHVLPYNMTVYQAVKQFSPLVNEQHETDNESEMLLGNSSIWVQQHTIYYRPVEEEGVGSGANSSCSSSSNQAQHKTSSNSNATSSSSHLATSSCSSSSSAATSSGGKKSHKSSSKFMRKKTELWHEGIAPAVLSPLKQFLSSCLPADVVTVQDASLDALCMLRVIHALNRHWEHLYGCVVRQNIIGQSEFVHPKITAKANRQLQDPLVIMTGNLPQWLPQIGMACPFLFPFETRHLLFYATSFDRDRALQRLLDTTPDLNAAESSERVAPRLDRRKRAISRAELLKQAEHILQDFGNSKALLEIQYENEVGTGLGPTLEFYALVSSELQRTDLGLWNGSDSYRHNSSNIVDVVKSTSAVLHIEDAPESINEQTQAAAAATATATVVSSTTTTTATNAHLTRSSSRSNALRNQQQQQQHQQHQAEHSSSSAGANDNALNMIIAQQFSDTVANDGSTTTNVSQVLDQQTTTTVTTTTIGTTISTATMLSYVHTAHGLFPLPLGKSSKLPQMTKAKSKFKFLGKFMAKAVMDSRMLDLPFSLPFYRWLVSEEHSIGLADLLRVAPEVQSTLVRLQDMVRQREDIQSDPNLDAMEKKEKMEQLDLDGCPIADLGLDFVLPGHANIELCRGGRDTPVTVHNLHQYISLVTYWFLIEGVQKQFEALREGFDSIFPIQRLRMFYPEELECVFCGSGSEQHQRWDLKMLQDSCRTDHGFHQESQAIQFLYEILSSYNRDEQRAFLQFVTGSPRLPTGGFKALTPPLTIVRKTLDGNQNPNDYLPSVMTCVNYLKLPDYSSRDVMRQKLKVAANEGSMSFHLS